From Toxorhynchites rutilus septentrionalis strain SRP chromosome 2, ASM2978413v1, whole genome shotgun sequence, a single genomic window includes:
- the LOC129767061 gene encoding RNA polymerase II-associated factor 1 homolog, whose protein sequence is MDSEDDDDDDDDGGDDGDEDCGEAEDTDDNMIDATGYYGGRRKRGRGRPMLPSSRNGGSDDENKSAGSGSDENDSLLVAYDSNSVTSV, encoded by the coding sequence ATGGACAGTGAggacgatgacgacgatgacgacgacggCGGCGACGATGGCGACGAGGATTGCGGTGAGGCGGAAGACACTGATGACAATATGATTGATGCCACGGGCTATTACGGTGGTCGGAGAAAACGGGGTCGGGGCCGACCAATGCTACCGTCGTCGCGGAACGGTGGCTCGGATGACGAGAACAAAAGTGCCGGAAGTGGCAGCGATGAGAATGATTCGCTGCTCGTAGCGTACGACAGCAATTCAGTCACATCCGTTTGA